Proteins from one Sphaeramia orbicularis chromosome 17, fSphaOr1.1, whole genome shotgun sequence genomic window:
- the psmb11a gene encoding proteasome subunit beta type-11a gives MVKESPSSYFQGNPPVTVRRPFPLSHGTTTLGFVFQGGVIAAADTRASAGGLVACPEVEKINPIHSHLVVTSSGSGADCMLWERILTREIRLYQLRHKRCLSISGTAKLLSFMLHPFKGTDVCVALTLCGWDKEAGNIDSVREYSSFMTDDSSTSINSNQLVTTTACSPSPNSGPKLIYVCSDGARLQGNIFSVGSGSPYAYGVLDRELSWSLSNEEAISLAREAVFRATHRDAYSGNNVDLFHITAQGWHQRKRENLKEEYYRDMKKRAKKVEERKRMANELDTHN, from the exons ATGGTGAAAGA ATCACCATCATCGTATTTCCAAGGTAACCCTCCAGTGACGGTCCGCAGGCCTTTCCCTCTGTCTCACGGGACAACGACCCTGGGCTTTGTCTTCCAAGGTGGGGTCATTGCAGCTGCAGACACTCGTGCCAGTGCTGGGGGGCTTGTTGCTTGCCCAGAAGTGGAAAAGATTAACCCTATTCACTCCCACTTAGTGGTCACCTCTTCTGGGAGTGGTGCAGACTGCATGTTGTGGGAACGAATACTGACAAGAGAGATCAGACTCTACCAGCTGAGACACAAACGCTGTCTGTCCATAAGCGGCACTGCCAAGCTCCTTTCATTTATGCTGCATCCATTTAAAGGGACTGATGTGTGTGTGGCCCTTACACTTTGTGGTTGGGATAAAGAAGCAGGAAACATCGACTCTGTAAGAGAATACTCTTCTTTTATGACAGATGATAGCTCCACAAGTATTAACAGTAACCAGCTTGTTACTACCACAGCCTGCTCCCCATCCCCTAATAGTGGCCCAAAGCTGATATATGTGTGCAGTGATGGTGCCCGGCTGCAGGGAAACATCTTCTCTGTTGGCTCAGGTTCCCCCTATGCCTACGGAGTCCTAGACAGAGAACTGAGTTGGAGCCTGAGTAATGAAGAGGCCATTTCCTTAGCAAGAGAAGCTGTGTTTAGAGCCACTCACAGAGATGCCTACTCTGGAAACAATGTGGACCTCTTTCATATCACAGCCCAAGGATGGCACCAAAGGAAGAGGGAGAACTTGAAGGAGGAATATTACAGAGACATGAAGAAGAGGGCAAAGAAAGTTGAGGAAAGAAAAAGAATGGCAAATGAATTAGATACTCACAACTAA
- the prmt5 gene encoding protein arginine N-methyltransferase 5: MASVSTGSRVSCGRDLNCVPEVADTLAAVAKLGFDFLCMPLFHPRFRREYELEPAKSRPGAQTRSDLLLCGRDWNTLIVGKLSSWIDADSEIETERRNSEAALVQELNFSAYLGLPVFMVPLKGPQNANLARLLLNHIHTGHHTSNFWIRVPLMAPEDMREDLIENEPTTCVDDMSVDEKTWSWWHSLRTLCDYNKRICLAIEVGADMPSDAVIDKWLGEPIKAAILPTSIFLTNKKGFPVLSKAHQRIIFRLFKLEAQFIFTGTSRHTEKDFRSYLQYLEYLNQNRPAPNAYELFAKGYEDYLQSPLQPLMDNLESQTYEVFEKDPIKYSQYQQAVYKCLLDRVPEEQKDTNVQVLMVLGAGRGPLVNASLRAARQADRKLRVYAVEKNPNAVVTLENWRFEEWGDQVTVVSCDMREWAAPEKADIIVSELLGSFGDNELSPECLDGAQHFLKDDGVSIPCSYTSYLAPLSSSKLYNEVRGCRERDKDPECHFETPYVVRLHNFHQLADPKACFTFTHPTTDMNNNRYQCLRFSVDCNSVLHGFAGYFETTLYKDVTLSIKPDTHSPGMFSWFPILFPLKQPISISRDDKVTVRFWRCNNGKKVWYEWAVTEPSCSAIHNPAGRSYTIGL, translated from the exons ATGGCGTCCGTCAGTACGGGGAGCAGGGTGTCCTGCGGGAGAGATTTGAATTGTGTGCCAGAGGTAGCCGACACGTTAGCTGCGGTTGCCAAACTTGG GTTTGATTTCCTGTGCATGCCCCTGTTCCATCCGAGGTTCAGGAGGGAGTATGAGTTAGAGCCCGCTAAATCCAGACCTGGAGCCCAGACCCGGTCAGATCTGCTGCTGTGTGGAAGAG ATTGGAATACTCTTATTGTTGGGAAACTTTCTTCATGGATCGACGCAGATTCAGAAATTGAAACGGAACGCAGAAATTCAGAGGCA GCTTTGGTGCAGGAGTTAAACTTCTCAGCCTACCTGGGTCTGCCTGTCTTCATGGTCCCTCTGAAGGGCCCTCAAAATGCCAATCTTGCCCGTCTGCTGCTAAATCACATCCACACTGGACACCACACCTCAAAT TTTTGGATCCGTGTTCCACTAATGGCTCCAGAGGACATGAGGGAGGATCTGATAGAGAACGAACCAACCACTTGCGTCGATGACATGAGTGTTGATGAGAAGACCTGGAGCTG GTGGCACTCTTTAAGAACCCTTTGTGATTACAACAAGCGGATCTGTCTGG CTATTGAAGTTGGAGCAGATATGCCATCAGATGCTGTGATTGATAAGTGGCTCGGGGAGCCCATCAAAGCAGCCATACTTCCTACCAGCATCTTCCTAACAAATAAGAAGGGCTTCCCTGTTTTGTCAAAAGCCCATCAGCGAATTATCTTCCGTCTCTTCAAG TTGGAGGCCCAGTTTATCTTCACAGGCACCAGCCGCCACACTGAGAAAGACTTCCGATCCTACCTGCAGTACCTGGAGTACCTCAACCAGAACCGGCCAGCACCCAATGCGTATGAGCTCTTTGCCAAGGGCTATGAAGACTACCTGCAGTCTCCCCTCCAG CCCCTCATGGACAATCTGGAGTCTCAGACATATGAAGTGTTTGAGAAGGATCCTATTAAGTATTCACAGTATCAACAG GCTGTATATAAATGTCTACTTGACAGAGTGCCTGAGGAGCAGAAGGATACCAATGTTCA GGTTTTAATGGTGTTGGGGGCAGGTCGGGGTCCTCTGGTCAATGCGTCCTTACGGGCTGCCAGACAGGCTGACAGGAAGCTGAGGGTGTACGCTGTGGAGAAAAATCCCAACGCTGTAGTCAC GCTGGAGAATTGGCGCTTTGAGGAATGGGGTGATCAGGTAACGGTTGTGTCATGTGACATGCGTGAATGGGCAGCGCCTGAAAAAGCTGACATCATCGTCAGTGAGCTACTCGGGTCATTTGGTGACAATGAACTCTCCCCTGAGTGCTTAGACGGGGCACAGCACTTTCTCAAAG ATGATGGAGTGAGCATTCCCTGTTCCTACACGTCCTACCTGGCTCCTCTGTCTTCCTCTAAGCTTTACAATGAGGTGCGAGGCTGCCGGGAACGTGATAAAGACCCCGAGTGCCACTTTGAGACGCCATACGTCGTGAGGCTTCACAACTTCCACCAGTTGGCTGACCCCAAAGCTTGCTTCACCTTCACACACCCAACAACAG ATATGAATAATAACCGGTATCAGTGCCTCAGATTCTCAGTGGATTGTAACTCAGTGCTGCATGGCTTTGCTGGCTACTTTGAGACAACGCTGTACAAAGATGTCACACTCA GTATAAAGCCAGATACACATTCCCCTGGGATGTTCTCCTGGTTCCCCATCTTGTTCCCCCTAAAA CAACCCATCTCTATATCTCGGGACGACAAAGTGACGGTTCGATTCTGGCGCTGCAACAACGGGAAGAAAGTGTGGTACGAATGGGCCGTGACCGAACCCTCCTGCTCCGCCATCCACAACCCAGCAGGACGCTCCTACACCATCGGCCTGTGA